The genomic segment AGCTCATCTTCGATCCCACGGCATATACTCTCCAGATGTATCTCGGAGTTGGCGGAGCATATGACGAAGAAATCGGTGAAGGTATTGTGATCCCTCAGATCGACGATTATGACGTCATATGCGAGTTTATCAAGAGCGGCCTTAGCGGCCAGCTCCGCCAAGGCGTATGAGTCCTGATTTTCAGGCAAGCGATCAACCTCCTCGAATCTGAGACGTCACCGCCTCCACGGCGCTGTTATGGGCGGCGACCGTCCTGGGATGAATCATCACCCTGCCCTTGCCGAGCACATAGATTATCTTCTGTTTAGACGTCTCCAGCAACGCCTCGTCCAGATCTCTAAAGGCCAGCCTCCTCACCTTATCGCTTTCCGGGTATCCTCTTGTCGGGTCGGCGTAATCAGCGATGTAGATGATCTTATCCAGCAGGCTCATCTCCCCGTCGCCGGTGGTGTGCAGTCTGATCGCCCTCAGGATCTCCTCATCCTCCACGCCGAACTTGTCCCTGGCCACATATGCGCTGACGATGGGATGCCACAGCGCCGGATATCTCTTCTCTATCTCATCCAGCTCCACCCCGTACTCGTATATCTTCTTGATAAGCAGCGCTGGGGACATGCATTTGGCGCAATCGTGAACGAGGCCGGCAAGCTCGGCTTTGGCCGGGTCGTAACCATGTCTTTCGGCGAGCTTGGCGGCCAGCTCGGCGACGGCGAGCGAATGAGTGAACCTTTCTTCATCAAGCATCTCCTTCAGCTTCTCGATGATCTTCTCCCTCGAAAAATCCATCTGGATCGTCCTCCGCTGTGAACGCTTTGACCAATAACTTTTTCTCCCCCTCGCTCAGTGACTCCGCCCCTGGAAGCGGAACGCTGATCTTATACTCCTCGCTGAGCCATCTTCCCAGATCTATAAGCTTACATCGGGGGCTACAGAACGGGAATCCGGGTGGAAGATCATGGGGGCCGGAGAACCTCGCCTCAAACTCCCTGCCGCACACCGGGCACTTAAGCCTTACGACCTTCATCGGATCTCACCCCTTCACATCTCCCTCTCACCGTAGAGGGAATGCTGATAGATGTAATCCTCAACTTTTTTAGGCACCAGATACTTG from the Candidatus Poribacteria bacterium genome contains:
- the yqeK gene encoding bis(5'-nucleosyl)-tetraphosphatase (symmetrical) YqeK, which produces MDFSREKIIEKLKEMLDEERFTHSLAVAELAAKLAERHGYDPAKAELAGLVHDCAKCMSPALLIKKIYEYGVELDEIEKRYPALWHPIVSAYVARDKFGVEDEEILRAIRLHTTGDGEMSLLDKIIYIADYADPTRGYPESDKVRRLAFRDLDEALLETSKQKIIYVLGKGRVMIHPRTVAAHNSAVEAVTSQIRGG
- the yacG gene encoding DNA gyrase inhibitor YacG, whose translation is MKVVRLKCPVCGREFEARFSGPHDLPPGFPFCSPRCKLIDLGRWLSEEYKISVPLPGAESLSEGEKKLLVKAFTAEDDPDGFFEGEDHREAEGDA